Proteins from a single region of Trichoderma asperellum chromosome 3, complete sequence:
- a CDS encoding uncharacterized protein (TransMembrane:10 (i47-63o75-97i109-130o136-156i163-182o188-206i227-250o256-277i289-310o316-335i)~EggNog:ENOG41): protein MSRRSQDVALLTPEEQDFKDVEAGKSESDPQNQNLDHEYSIPSTVKFTWLGTYFFLSLVLTLYNKLVLGMFHFPWLLTFLHTSFASVGTYVMLQMGYFKLSRLGRRENLSLVAFSALFTANIAVSNLSLAMVSVPFYQTMRMLTPIFAIVIFRVWYGRTYSTMTYLSLVPLIIGATMTTAGEMSFSDAGFLLTILGVILAALKTVVTNRFMTGSLALPPVEFLMRMSPLAALQALACATASGEVAGFRALVRSGEIHLGPASASLAGNGFLALLLNISSFNTNKLAGALTMTVCGNLKQCLTVMLGIFLFNVTVDFLNGAGMAVTMIGAALYSKAELDNKNKKKQQQEAAFKPTEQR from the exons ATGTCTCGGCGCTCACAGGACGTCGCGCTCCTGACTCCCGAGGAGCAGGACTTCAAGGACGTTGAAGCTGGAAAAAGCGAGAGCGATCCCCAGAATCAGAACCTCGATCATGAATACTCAATACCTAGCACCGTCAAGTTTACTTGGCTGGGAACctattttttcctctctcttgtcCTCACTCTTTACAACAAATTAGTCCTTGGCATG TTTCACTTTCCCTGGCTTCTGACGTTCCTCCACACGTCTTTCGCCAGTGTTGGAACATATGTCATGCTGCAAATGGGCTACTTCAAGCTGTCACGCCTCGGCCGTCGCGAAAACCTTTCCCTCGTTGCCTTCAGCGCTCTATTTACCGCCAACATCGCCGTCTCCAACCTGTCTCTGGCCATGGTGTCTGTTCCTTTCTACCAGACGATGCGCATGCTGACCCCCATCTTTGCCATTGTCATTTTCCGTGTTTGGTATGGCCGAACATATAGCACAATGACGTACCTCTCTCTCGTTCCTCTCATCATTGGTGCTACTATGACCACCGCTGGTGAGATGAGCTTCTCCGACGCCGGATTCCTCCTTACCATTCTGGGTGTCATCCTTGCCGCTCTCAAG ACTGTTGTTACCAACCGATTCATGACCGGGTCATTGGCCCTCCCGCCCGTCGAATTCCTCATGCGCATGTCTCCCCTCGCCGCTCTCCAGGCTCTGGCCTGTGCCACAGCTTCCGGAGAGGTTGCCGGCTTCCGCGCACTCGTCAGAAGCGGCGAAATTCATCTTGGTCCCGCGTCTGCTTCTCTGGCTGGCAACGGTTTCTTGGCGCTACTTCTCAACATCTCATCGTTCAATACCAACAAGCTGGCCGGCGCCCTGACCATGACCGTCTGCGGCAACCTCAAGCAATGCTTGACTGTCATGCTGGGTATTTTCTTATTCAACGTCACTGTTGATTTCCTCAATGGCGCCGGTATGGCCGTCACAATGATTGGAGCTGCCCTCTACAGCAAGGCTGAGTTGGacaataaaaacaaaaagaagcagcagcaagaggccGCCTTCAAGCCTACTGAGCAGAGGTAG
- a CDS encoding uncharacterized protein (EggNog:ENOG41~TransMembrane:1 (o531-553i)), translated as MSAKQRPSVLVTDARERADQRRSPRRPGTSSGTPGRTPMRFMTVDNILQHDTQIPSGQPRGPPLPAQRPHTSGGIPPNARRISAGGLPSAPSRTGKPIPSRTTKISEKLVLLPVTDERDEEDEELEGEAAANLRLQDENGRPLRDEELDVLRKRGGIRGKSYAERLPKLQRTDKVSRLTAYCTAQAFKTKETAEFLKKKHEAKTKLYDDCLYAIYALPLMNGIEGYRVRSRPILKTPGTGKTVLDLEIERSEQRDHHEGYFDHDAYTSATEGSGNGQGRPSAFSDRPLSPDDGLLSPQSSYHPIDDGLSSQMNRLAPEAKNFAEMFVYSYGVVVFWNFTEHQEKDILADLTFADAEDGVNLLSRPLDQGDYETEEFHFEYSPDVQRPRIFNDMITLLPRSDHMIKLTISHAIAQSTKLCFFEERMIETMLDAQHVPKTLALTGELGMTRTEIVKIIGRLFKSRVDINLSSNILDVPNFFWDSEPTLHPLYEAIREYLEIDLRIKVLNERCRVFLDLAEILSDSDADAKMSYITWIIIALIVLSILVTVTEVGLRFVMLERSKRSDDNSSSNSTNCAGADVTWSPNGKPGEAVLTTPLLVAPPLVGMSVPVDRAGEKRHAALAPSDLEILARALGLEGDATLEDVRRGIWHLRQDSALGSRYSGQMEDVD; from the exons TGCTG GTCACTGATGCGAGAGAGAGGGCGGATCAGCGAAGGTCACCGAGGCGTCCTGGCACGTCGTCTGGTACCCCTGGCCGGACGCCGATGCGGTTCATGACCGTTGATAACATCCTGCAGCACGATACTCAGATTCCATCAGGCCAGCCTCGCGGACCACCCCTACCAGCACAGAGGCCACATACATCCGGCGGGATTCCTCCCAATGCCCGACGAATATCAGCTGGTGGCCTGCCCAGCGCCCCATCCCGCACTGGCAAACCAATCCCCTCGCGAACGACCAAAATTAGTGAAAAGCTGGTCCTATTACCCGTCACCGACGAAAgggatgaagaggacgaggagttGGAAGGAGAGGCAGCGGCCAATCTGAGACTACAGGACGAGAATGGACGGCCACTGAGGGACGAGGAACTGGATGTGCTTCGCAAAAGGGGTGGCATTCGCGGGAAGAGCTATGCAGAACGCCTACCTAAATTGCAGAGGACAGACAAAGTCAGCCGGCTGACGGCATATTGCACTGCCCAAGCATTCAAAACAAAGGAGACGGCAGAgtttttgaagaagaagcacgaAGCTAAGACTAAGCTCTACGACGACTGTCTTTACGCCATCTATGCTCTTCCGCTGATGAATGGGATCGAAGGCTACAGAGTACGGAGCCGGCCAATACTAAAGACACCTGGAACGGGGAAAACAGTTCTTGATCTGGAAATTGAGCGTAGCGAACAACGGGATCACCACGAAGGCTACTTTGATCACGACGCCTATACATCCGCCACCGAAGGTTCTGGCAATGGCCAAGGAAGACCATCTGCCTTTTCGGATCGCCCTTTATCGCCCGATGATGGCCTTTTGTCACCGCAGAGCTCATATCACCCTATAGACGACGGTCTTTCCTCTCAGATGAATCGCCTTGCGCCCGAGGCAAAAAATTTTGCAGAGATGTTTGTCTATTCGTATGGAGTCGTTGTTTTCTGGAATTTCACAGAGCATCAAGAAAAGGACATTCTCGCGGATCTGACctttgctgatgctgaagacGGCGTCAACCTGCTCTCAAGACCTCTGGACCAAGGCGACTACGAGACTGAAGAGTTCCATTTTGAATATAGCCCCGACGTGCAGCGGCCGCGAATATTTAACGACATGATCACGTTGCTACCCCGATCAGACCATATGATCAAGTTGACTATCAGCCATGCAATTGCCCAGAGCACCAAGCTCTGCTTTTTTGAAGAGAGAATGATTGAGACGATGCTTGATGCGCAGCATGTACCCAAGACTCTGGCTCTGACTGGAGAGCTGGGCATGACGAGGACTGAGATTGTCAAGATTATCGGTCGGCTTTTCAAAAGCCGCGTGGATATCAACCTTT CATCAAATATCCTCGACGTGCCAAACTTCTTCTGGGACTCGGAGCCTACACTGCACCCCTTGTACGAGGCTATCCGCGAGTACTTGGAGATAGATCTTCGCATCAAGGTACTCAACGAGCGTTGTCGTGTATTCTTGGACCTGGCAGAGATTCTTTCCGACTCGGATGCTGATGCCAAGATGAGCTACATCACTTGGATCATTATTGCACTCATTGTTCTCAGCATCCTCGTCACAGTCACTGAAGTTGGCCTTCGTTTTGTAATGCTGGAGCGCAGCAAGCGCAGCGATGACAATAGCAGTAGCAACAGCACCAACTGCGCTGGAGCTGATGTGACCTGGAGCCCCAACGGAAAGCCGGGGGAGGCTGTGCTCACGACACCACTGCTTGTAGCACCGCCACTGGTCGGCATGTCAGTGCCGGTAGATCGTGCTGGGGAGAAGAGACACGCGGCCCTAGCCCCAAGCGACCTCGAGATCCTGGCCCGCGCGCTAGGCTTGGAGGGCGATGCTACTCTCGAGGATGTTAGACGCGGCATTTGGCACCTCAGACAAGACAGTGCTTTAGGATCACGGTACAGCGGCCAGATGGAAGATGTGGATTGA